A region from the Salicibibacter cibarius genome encodes:
- a CDS encoding GlcG/HbpS family heme-binding protein gives MSTLNLNAAKTLIEAAERESQNIGVSMVISIMDEGGNLIATHRMDDAWLASVDIAQNKAWTSVALKMPTSNLAEATVPNAELYGLNTTNQGKIVVFGGGIPLVKDGKVLGAVGVSGSTVAHDVQVAEAAVKEFELWS, from the coding sequence ATGAGCACATTAAACTTAAACGCGGCAAAAACCTTGATCGAGGCCGCTGAACGTGAATCACAGAACATTGGTGTATCGATGGTCATTTCGATTATGGACGAGGGTGGTAACCTGATCGCCACCCATCGGATGGATGATGCGTGGCTCGCCAGTGTCGATATCGCACAAAATAAAGCGTGGACATCTGTGGCGCTTAAAATGCCGACTTCCAATTTGGCGGAGGCCACGGTGCCTAATGCCGAACTTTATGGTTTAAACACGACGAACCAAGGAAAAATTGTCGTCTTCGGCGGCGGGATCCCGCTCGTTAAAGACGGAAAAGTGCTTGGCGCCGTTGGTGTAAGCGGCAGCACGGTTGCTCATGATGTGCAAGTGGCTGAGGCAGCAGTGAAAGAATTTGAACTGTGGAGCTAA
- a CDS encoding TetR/AcrR family transcriptional regulator, with product MDKKAIQTIRMMRYFIDATVQIIEEEGIENVTIRKVSDLAGYNSATIYNYFSELSHLIFYSSLKILKRYTSALPAYMAKGTNPQERFLLMWECFCQYSFAEPHIYHAIFSSDVGGGSKELMDEYYDQFPDDLDDLPPDLKPMFLEFDMTTRERIAMEECIQAGYIKEENAEHVQEMIKLTWQGMLTLVLNRRYDYSWETATEITMAYIKEILENANSFSFDFTLDRRGWMS from the coding sequence TTGGACAAAAAAGCAATTCAAACGATCCGTATGATGAGATATTTTATAGATGCCACCGTTCAAATCATTGAAGAGGAAGGCATTGAAAATGTCACAATCCGCAAAGTGTCCGATTTGGCCGGCTACAACAGCGCGACCATTTACAATTACTTTAGCGAACTTTCTCACCTGATCTTTTATTCTTCGTTGAAGATTTTAAAACGATATACTTCAGCGCTCCCTGCCTATATGGCGAAAGGAACCAATCCGCAGGAAAGATTTTTGCTCATGTGGGAATGTTTTTGCCAATATAGCTTTGCTGAACCGCACATCTATCATGCCATTTTCTCCTCGGATGTGGGGGGCGGATCCAAGGAACTGATGGATGAGTATTACGATCAGTTCCCGGATGATCTTGACGATTTGCCTCCCGATTTAAAACCGATGTTTTTGGAATTTGACATGACAACGAGGGAACGCATCGCAATGGAGGAGTGCATTCAAGCGGGGTATATTAAGGAAGAAAACGCCGAACACGTACAGGAAATGATAAAACTGACCTGGCAGGGGATGCTGACGCTTGTTCTCAATCGGAGATATGACTACTCCTGGGAGACAGCAACGGAAATTACGATGGCATATATTAAGGAAATCTTAGAAAATGCCAATTCCTTTTCCTTTGATTTTACTTTGGATCGCCGGGGATGGATGAGCTGA